One Bacillus sp. FJAT-52991 genomic region harbors:
- a CDS encoding FadR/GntR family transcriptional regulator — protein MQYKKIKPKKIYEEVAEALLDSIRSGALKPGDKLDSVQQLAENFHVGRSAIREALTSLRAMGLIEMRQGEGTYVKGFSPSGIAYPIQNALLMNKDDLFHLMEVRKLLEAGVAFSAAEKRTEEDLLKIRWALEEMKHHSNPVELGDEADLVFHLAIAEATGNPLLLSLMNHVSDLVSESMKETRRICLYSEMTTFDQLNEEHEAIFQAIEERNPEKARLEMNAHIHNVENILREYMNEAEKVK, from the coding sequence GTGCAATATAAAAAAATTAAACCGAAAAAGATATATGAAGAAGTAGCAGAGGCTCTTTTAGATTCGATTCGTTCCGGAGCATTAAAGCCGGGCGACAAACTAGATTCGGTTCAACAATTAGCAGAAAATTTTCATGTTGGACGTTCAGCCATCCGAGAAGCATTAACTTCTTTGCGAGCGATGGGACTGATTGAAATGCGTCAAGGAGAAGGAACGTATGTGAAAGGTTTCTCTCCTTCTGGTATTGCCTATCCAATTCAAAATGCTTTATTAATGAATAAAGATGATCTTTTTCATTTGATGGAGGTTCGGAAGCTTCTTGAAGCAGGGGTGGCATTTAGTGCAGCCGAAAAACGTACGGAAGAAGATCTTTTAAAAATTCGTTGGGCGCTTGAAGAGATGAAACATCATTCTAATCCGGTAGAGTTAGGGGATGAAGCGGATCTTGTTTTTCATTTGGCGATTGCTGAAGCAACAGGCAACCCGCTATTGCTTAGCTTAATGAACCATGTATCTGATCTAGTGTCAGAGTCGATGAAGGAGACGCGTCGAATTTGTCTTTATTCAGAAATGACGACATTTGATCAATTGAATGAAGAACACGAAGCCATTTTCCAAGCTATTGAGGAAAGGAATCCAGAAAAAGCGCGGTTAGAAATGAATGCGCATATTCATAATGTAGAAAACATCTTGAGGGAATATATGAATGAAGCAGAGAAAGTTAAATGA
- a CDS encoding (Fe-S)-binding protein, whose translation MKVALFATCLVDMFQTDVGKATVEILERLGCEVEFPESQVCCGQPAYNSGYVEASKGAMKKMIETFENSEYVVSPSGSCITMFKEYPHVFKGDPVWEPRAKKLAEKSYEFTQFIVDVLKVEDLGAKLPGKATYHTSCHMTRLLGVKDAPMTLLKNVEGLEFIPLPNAHNCCGFGGTFSVKMGQISEQMVDEKVASAEKVEADYLIGADCGCLMNIGGRMERKGKPIRVMHIAEVLNSR comes from the coding sequence ATGAAAGTTGCTTTGTTTGCTACGTGTCTTGTAGATATGTTTCAGACGGATGTGGGAAAGGCGACGGTTGAGATTTTAGAACGTTTAGGCTGTGAGGTGGAGTTTCCAGAGAGTCAAGTATGCTGTGGACAACCAGCTTATAACAGTGGCTATGTAGAAGCGTCTAAAGGTGCGATGAAGAAAATGATCGAAACCTTTGAAAACTCAGAGTACGTAGTGTCACCGTCCGGCTCATGTATAACCATGTTCAAGGAGTATCCGCATGTATTTAAAGGAGATCCTGTTTGGGAGCCGCGTGCGAAGAAATTAGCAGAAAAATCGTATGAATTCACTCAATTCATTGTCGATGTATTAAAGGTAGAAGACTTAGGGGCGAAATTGCCTGGAAAAGCCACTTACCATACATCTTGTCATATGACTCGTCTTCTTGGTGTGAAAGATGCACCGATGACTCTTTTGAAAAACGTTGAAGGATTAGAATTTATTCCGCTGCCAAATGCGCATAATTGCTGTGGTTTTGGTGGAACGTTCTCTGTGAAAATGGGACAAATTTCTGAACAAATGGTAGATGAAAAAGTAGCCAGTGCAGAAAAAGTAGAAGCGGATTATTTAATTGGAGCGGATTGCGGTTGCTTAATGAATATTGGCGGACGCATGGAGCGTAAAGGGAAACCTATTCGCGTAATGCATATTGCAGAAGTATTGAATAGCCGCTGA
- a CDS encoding lactate utilization protein C encodes MAGTIHNRDSFLANIASSLGRERKEKVERPKWKFQPQHEVLKDATQDELVEVLREQCKNIHTDFIETSFADLVKTLSEKVDAYGGGPISLWNDERFDEFGLSKLIQETWPAENKEVNVWDPALGQKNIDDAEKANIGITFSDMTLAESGTVVLLSSKEKGRSVSLLPHKYIAIVPKSTIVPRITQAAQAISRKVQAGELAPSCINYITGPSNSADIEMNLVVGVHGPVKAAYIIVNDK; translated from the coding sequence ATGGCAGGAACGATTCATAACCGTGATTCTTTTTTAGCCAATATCGCCTCAAGTCTTGGAAGAGAAAGAAAAGAAAAGGTGGAGCGTCCAAAATGGAAGTTCCAGCCTCAGCATGAAGTATTAAAGGATGCTACTCAAGACGAGCTTGTTGAAGTATTGCGTGAGCAGTGTAAAAACATTCATACAGACTTCATTGAAACATCATTTGCCGATCTTGTGAAGACTCTGTCTGAGAAAGTAGATGCCTATGGCGGCGGACCGATTTCTTTATGGAATGACGAGCGCTTTGATGAATTTGGCTTATCCAAGTTAATTCAAGAAACGTGGCCAGCAGAAAATAAAGAAGTAAATGTCTGGGATCCAGCATTAGGTCAAAAAAATATCGATGATGCTGAAAAAGCGAATATCGGTATTACATTTAGCGATATGACATTAGCAGAATCAGGCACAGTGGTGTTACTTAGCAGCAAAGAGAAAGGCCGCTCTGTCAGCCTTCTGCCGCATAAGTATATTGCGATTGTTCCAAAAAGCACAATCGTGCCCCGCATCACACAAGCTGCACAAGCGATCAGCCGAAAAGTACAAGCTGGTGAACTAGCGCCGTCATGTATAAACTACATTACGGGACCAAGTAACTCAGCCGATATCGAAATGAACCTTGTTGTTGGTGTACACGGCCCTGTAAAGGCTGCTTATATTATCGTAAATGATAAGTAA
- a CDS encoding lactate permease LctP family transporter yields the protein MQYQQHFTPIADSLGLSALVALIPIVFFFWALAVKRMKGHKAGLITLAISLALSAIAYKMPVSLSLLSASQGAVYGLLPIGWIIITSVFLYKLTVKTGQFDIIRDSVLTITEDRRLQALLVAFSFGAFLEGAAGFGAPVAISAALLVGLGFNPLYAAGLCLIANTAPVAFGAVGIPIIAVEGPTGIPAMEVSKMVGRQLPFLSAFIPFYLVVIIAGFKRAKEVLPAILVSGISFAVTQYLSSNFLGPELPDILSALVSLLALAIFLKFWKPKTIYRFDHEDQNAQHQEVPKHSAGTIFKAWSPFLILTGFISVWGIPSIKLALTGHYEGSNSLLSAINSIGSAFTFAPEVPFLHNHILNADGEPLPAIYKLEILGASGTAILIAAVVSKYIVKISWSEWIKTLGETMNELKFPILTISSVVAFAYVTNASGMTTTLGLVVAKTGFLFPFFSPFLGWLGVFITGSDTSANLLFGNLQKVTAESVGMDPLLAVAANSSGGVTGKMISPQSIAVACGAVGLAGKESDLFRFTVKHSFILVTIVGIITFLQSNVLSWMVP from the coding sequence ATGCAATATCAACAACACTTCACTCCTATTGCAGACAGCTTAGGTTTATCTGCACTCGTGGCTTTAATTCCGATTGTTTTCTTCTTCTGGGCACTTGCTGTCAAACGAATGAAAGGACACAAAGCCGGTTTAATCACGTTAGCTATTTCTCTTGCCCTTTCTGCAATCGCTTACAAAATGCCGGTTTCACTTTCCTTGTTATCTGCCAGTCAAGGAGCTGTATACGGATTACTGCCCATCGGCTGGATCATTATTACCTCCGTCTTTTTGTATAAACTGACGGTAAAAACAGGACAATTTGACATTATTCGTGATTCCGTTTTAACGATTACAGAGGATCGTCGTTTGCAAGCCTTGCTTGTTGCGTTCTCTTTTGGTGCTTTCCTTGAAGGAGCAGCAGGATTTGGTGCACCCGTCGCTATTTCAGCAGCGCTGTTAGTTGGCCTTGGTTTTAACCCACTTTATGCCGCTGGTCTTTGCTTAATTGCTAATACCGCACCAGTTGCCTTTGGAGCCGTTGGGATTCCAATTATTGCTGTAGAAGGGCCAACAGGTATCCCTGCTATGGAAGTATCGAAAATGGTCGGAAGACAATTACCGTTCTTATCCGCATTTATTCCATTTTATTTAGTTGTTATAATAGCTGGATTTAAAAGAGCCAAAGAAGTTCTTCCCGCTATTTTAGTATCCGGAATTTCCTTTGCTGTTACTCAATATTTAAGTTCTAACTTCTTAGGCCCAGAGCTACCAGACATTTTATCAGCTCTTGTATCTTTACTTGCTCTAGCTATTTTCTTAAAATTCTGGAAACCAAAAACCATTTATCGTTTTGATCATGAAGATCAAAACGCTCAACATCAAGAAGTTCCGAAACACTCAGCTGGTACAATTTTCAAAGCATGGTCACCTTTCCTCATTCTGACCGGGTTCATTTCTGTCTGGGGAATTCCTTCTATTAAATTAGCGTTAACCGGGCATTATGAAGGATCGAACAGCTTATTATCAGCAATTAATTCCATCGGCAGTGCCTTCACTTTCGCACCGGAAGTACCATTTTTACACAATCACATTTTGAATGCAGATGGCGAACCACTTCCTGCTATTTATAAATTAGAAATTCTTGGTGCATCAGGTACAGCTATTTTAATTGCTGCGGTTGTTAGTAAATATATCGTTAAGATTTCTTGGTCTGAATGGATCAAAACATTGGGAGAAACAATGAATGAATTGAAGTTTCCAATTTTAACAATCTCAAGTGTCGTGGCCTTCGCCTATGTGACAAATGCGTCAGGAATGACCACTACACTTGGGTTAGTCGTCGCAAAAACTGGATTCCTATTCCCGTTTTTCTCTCCATTCCTTGGCTGGCTCGGCGTATTCATCACAGGTTCCGATACATCAGCCAACCTATTGTTTGGTAACTTGCAAAAAGTAACCGCCGAATCTGTCGGAATGGATCCATTACTTGCGGTAGCGGCCAACTCATCTGGTGGGGTAACTGGAAAAATGATTTCCCCACAATCCATCGCTGTTGCCTGTGGTGCCGTTGGACTAGCCGGAAAAGAATCTGACCTATTCCGCTTCACCGTCAAACACAGCTTCATCTTAGTCACCATCGTCGGCATCATCACCTTCCTCCAATCCAACGTACTAAGCTGGATGGTGCCATAG
- a CDS encoding LutB/LldF family L-lactate oxidation iron-sulfur protein: MAMKFGSDDFKGRVKEKMNDTFMRGAVAGAQERLRTRRLDAAEELGNWEDWRSHGEEIRQHVLENLDYYLHQLSENVTKRGGHVFFAETAEEANEYITSIAKKKNAKKVLKAKSMVTEEIGMNGALEDIGCEVIETDLGEYILQVDDHDPPSHIVTPALHKNKEQIRDVFTEKLDYKLTSKPEELALHARKTLRKDFLTADIGVTGCNFAIAESGSISFVTNEGNARLVTTIPKTQITVMGMERIVPTHEEFEVLVSLLTRSAVGQKLTSYVTALSGPREEGDVDGPEEFHLVIVDNGRSKILGTEFQSVLQCIRCAACINVCPVYRHIGGHSYGSIYSGPIGAVLSPLLGGYDDFKELPYASTLCAACSEACPVKIPLHELLHKHRQVIVEKEGRAPISEKLAMKAFGLGAASNPLYGMGSKMASTVMKPFTKNDRISNGPGPLKAWTELREFPAPDKQRLRDWYKEHQKEKGGDK; the protein is encoded by the coding sequence ATGGCAATGAAATTTGGATCGGATGACTTTAAAGGACGCGTCAAAGAGAAAATGAATGACACGTTTATGAGAGGAGCCGTTGCGGGTGCGCAAGAACGTTTGCGAACTCGTCGTCTTGATGCTGCTGAAGAGCTTGGCAATTGGGAAGACTGGCGCTCTCACGGGGAAGAAATTCGCCAGCATGTGCTAGAGAACTTAGACTATTATTTACACCAATTAAGTGAAAATGTAACAAAACGTGGTGGACATGTATTTTTTGCGGAAACAGCTGAAGAGGCAAACGAATACATTACAAGCATCGCGAAGAAAAAGAATGCGAAAAAAGTCTTAAAGGCAAAGTCCATGGTGACAGAGGAAATCGGTATGAATGGCGCGCTTGAAGATATCGGTTGTGAAGTAATCGAGACCGACCTTGGAGAGTACATTCTACAAGTGGACGATCATGATCCACCATCTCATATCGTGACACCAGCTCTTCATAAAAATAAAGAGCAAATTCGTGATGTATTTACGGAGAAATTAGATTATAAATTAACATCAAAACCAGAAGAGCTTGCGTTGCATGCACGTAAAACGTTAAGAAAAGACTTTTTAACAGCTGATATCGGCGTTACAGGCTGTAACTTCGCGATCGCTGAATCTGGTTCTATCAGTTTTGTGACAAATGAGGGAAATGCTCGTCTTGTTACTACCATTCCAAAAACACAAATTACTGTGATGGGAATGGAGCGTATTGTCCCAACACATGAAGAGTTTGAAGTACTTGTTAGCTTATTAACACGCAGTGCGGTTGGACAAAAACTGACAAGCTACGTAACAGCTTTATCCGGTCCTCGTGAAGAGGGTGACGTGGATGGACCAGAAGAGTTCCATTTAGTTATTGTTGATAACGGCCGTTCGAAAATTTTAGGAACAGAATTCCAATCTGTCCTTCAATGTATCCGTTGTGCGGCTTGTATTAACGTATGTCCGGTATATCGTCACATCGGCGGTCATTCTTATGGCTCTATTTACTCAGGTCCGATCGGCGCGGTACTTTCTCCACTACTTGGCGGATATGATGATTTTAAAGAGCTTCCTTATGCGTCGACTCTATGTGCGGCTTGTTCCGAAGCTTGTCCGGTGAAAATCCCGTTACATGAATTGCTTCATAAACATCGCCAAGTCATCGTTGAAAAAGAAGGACGCGCGCCAATTTCTGAAAAATTAGCGATGAAAGCATTTGGACTAGGAGCAGCTTCTAATCCATTGTATGGTATGGGATCAAAAATGGCGTCGACTGTGATGAAACCATTTACGAAAAACGATCGTATTTCTAACGGTCCAGGACCGCTAAAAGCATGGACAGAACTGCGTGAGTTCCCAGCACCAGATAAGCAGCGACTTCGCGACTGGTATAAAGAACATCAAAAAGAGAAAGGAGGCGACAAATAA